From Sporosarcina sp. FSL W7-1349, a single genomic window includes:
- a CDS encoding FecCD family ABC transporter permease: MGRIDFGRKYWLVKGPMKLRVDVRSMAITAVFLTAIIGLSIFSLMVGTITLSVSEVFSALFGDLTGFKRTVVINWRLPRIVAAIVFGAGLAISGSIFQSITRNPLGSPDILGFTSGSYTGALVVMLVFKSMSFVNIATGALIGGFVTAFVIYLFAFRKGTQGFRIIIVGIAISTLLGSVNSMLLLQSQAEVALTAGAWGVGSLNGIDWAHVIPAVLFIAVLIILAAIMNRPLREMELGRDAAKSHGVHFERTQLAVILIAVALTATATAIMGPVTFVALVAPQIALRLANTAESLAPTAAVGAFVLLSADILAQRMIPGMILPVGVLTLSLGGMYLVWLLFRQARSIV, from the coding sequence ATGGGGCGTATTGATTTTGGAAGGAAATATTGGCTGGTCAAAGGCCCGATGAAGTTGCGCGTAGATGTCAGAAGTATGGCCATTACTGCAGTTTTCCTTACGGCTATTATTGGACTTTCTATTTTTTCTCTTATGGTTGGAACTATTACATTAAGCGTGTCAGAGGTGTTTTCCGCGCTATTTGGAGACTTGACGGGATTTAAACGGACTGTTGTTATCAATTGGCGGTTACCCCGGATCGTAGCTGCTATTGTTTTTGGCGCTGGCCTGGCAATAAGCGGTTCTATTTTCCAATCGATCACCCGGAACCCTTTAGGCTCACCTGACATTCTTGGTTTTACTTCCGGTTCCTATACAGGAGCTTTGGTCGTAATGCTCGTATTTAAGTCGATGTCCTTTGTCAATATCGCAACCGGGGCACTGATTGGAGGGTTTGTAACAGCTTTCGTCATTTATCTATTTGCATTTCGCAAAGGGACGCAGGGCTTTCGAATAATTATTGTCGGTATCGCCATTTCGACTTTATTAGGCAGCGTCAATTCTATGTTGCTGCTGCAAAGTCAAGCTGAAGTCGCATTGACAGCAGGTGCTTGGGGAGTAGGGTCTTTGAATGGGATCGATTGGGCACATGTGATTCCAGCAGTCTTATTTATAGCCGTTTTGATTATCTTAGCAGCGATCATGAATCGGCCTCTCCGTGAAATGGAATTGGGCCGGGATGCAGCCAAGTCCCACGGTGTCCATTTTGAACGGACCCAATTGGCAGTGATTTTGATCGCGGTAGCTTTAACAGCAACTGCGACAGCCATCATGGGACCGGTGACGTTTGTTGCATTAGTTGCTCCACAAATTGCACTGCGTCTTGCAAATACGGCTGAAAGCTTAGCTCCAACGGCCGCTGTCGGTGCATTTGTATTATTAAGCGCTGATATTCTGGCACAGCGGATGATTCCCGGAATGATTTTGCCTGTAGGCGTGCTGACTTTATCGTTGGGTGGTATGTACTTAGTGTGGTTATTGTTCCGTCAAGCACGTTCCATCGTGTGA
- a CDS encoding FecCD family ABC transporter permease translates to MKASTQPSGGPKNAVEKKGKPVAALRLRRIIGLVFALLLLAVVVFLSLMIGAKPLPFEVVWNALFSSTNSYDYTIIHESRIPRTIIALAAGPAFGLAGAVIQALTRNPLADPGILGVNAGAAFAVALAVGVFSITSISSYIWFALVGAFIATVAIYFISGGAGRKSPTPAQITLAGVAMAAALDGITTALSLTNSRAFAGMLNWRVGSLARKSLEDLWPIMPFLAVGILIALAIAPALNAMAYGDDRAASLGVNVKMIRIFGLVSITLLAGGATAIAGPIIFIGLMVPHAVRWFIGPDQPWIFIYSLIVAPLILLLSDIIGRIVLSSGEVPVGIITGFVGAPVLLILVRRRKVSSL, encoded by the coding sequence GTGAAAGCGAGCACGCAGCCAAGTGGCGGACCGAAAAATGCAGTTGAAAAGAAGGGGAAGCCAGTTGCTGCTTTACGGTTGCGACGGATTATCGGATTGGTCTTCGCTCTGCTCCTTTTAGCAGTCGTTGTCTTTCTAAGCCTCATGATTGGAGCAAAGCCACTTCCTTTTGAAGTTGTTTGGAACGCTCTGTTCTCCTCCACCAATAGTTACGACTATACGATCATTCATGAGTCCCGGATACCACGGACTATCATTGCCCTTGCAGCTGGACCAGCTTTTGGCCTGGCTGGGGCGGTAATCCAGGCTTTAACACGCAATCCATTGGCTGACCCAGGCATTCTCGGTGTGAATGCTGGGGCAGCCTTTGCTGTTGCATTGGCAGTAGGCGTTTTTTCGATCACCTCCATATCTAGTTATATTTGGTTTGCACTCGTTGGGGCTTTCATTGCAACCGTTGCCATCTATTTCATCAGCGGCGGCGCAGGCAGGAAGTCGCCTACTCCGGCACAAATTACCCTGGCCGGCGTAGCGATGGCTGCGGCATTGGACGGAATTACTACTGCGTTATCTTTGACGAATAGCCGGGCGTTTGCGGGGATGCTGAACTGGAGAGTTGGTTCGTTAGCAAGAAAAAGTCTGGAGGATCTTTGGCCGATCATGCCCTTTCTTGCAGTAGGTATTTTAATAGCTTTAGCGATTGCTCCAGCTTTAAATGCGATGGCCTACGGCGATGATCGAGCCGCGTCACTCGGGGTGAATGTGAAGATGATTCGAATCTTCGGTCTTGTTTCCATTACTTTATTAGCAGGTGGGGCAACGGCAATCGCGGGTCCTATCATTTTTATCGGTTTAATGGTTCCCCATGCGGTGCGCTGGTTTATTGGTCCTGACCAACCATGGATTTTTATCTATTCCTTGATCGTTGCGCCGTTGATTTTACTTCTATCTGATATTATTGGAAGGATTGTCTTGTCTTCAGGAGAGGTTCCCGTCGGTATTATCACAGGATTCGTCGGTGCCCCGGTTTTGCTTATCTTGGTAAGGAGAAGAAAAGTGAGCAGTTTATGA
- a CDS encoding iron-siderophore ABC transporter substrate-binding protein has translation MKKRSNLPRLLCFLMVIIAAIGLVGCGSKTKEEPENKSDNTADTAASAAVETKFGNIEITDKPKRIVALGWGDAETALALGVEPVGASDWLAYGGEGVGPWLEGAYQTAPTILGTMELDYEQIAALEPDLILDVRSSGDQERYNRLAEIAPTIGVPEGGDSYLTSYQQQVQMIAKAIGKEAEGEQLLQDIDAAFEKARTDYPQFAGKTVAVGAYTSEGWGAYVNGDARVDFMTELGFTNKEEIEKQANGAFYIKVADEQLELLDADLTVVLPIWVETKEVTGNVLYQKIPSVADGRSLIIEGDYANAFSSGTAPSLLWAIEQLPTMLDKALKGGE, from the coding sequence ATGAAGAAAAGGTCAAACCTACCTAGGCTATTATGCTTTCTAATGGTTATTATTGCGGCAATTGGATTAGTTGGATGTGGTTCTAAAACAAAAGAAGAACCTGAGAATAAATCAGATAATACTGCAGATACCGCTGCGAGTGCGGCAGTAGAAACGAAATTCGGCAATATAGAGATTACAGACAAGCCTAAACGTATTGTCGCTCTTGGCTGGGGGGATGCAGAAACCGCTTTAGCTCTTGGAGTAGAACCTGTTGGCGCCAGTGACTGGCTTGCTTACGGCGGCGAAGGTGTCGGCCCTTGGTTAGAAGGAGCATATCAGACTGCTCCCACCATTCTTGGAACGATGGAGCTCGATTATGAGCAGATTGCGGCACTTGAGCCAGACCTGATCCTCGATGTTAGATCTTCCGGAGATCAAGAACGGTATAATCGCCTTGCAGAAATTGCTCCAACCATCGGTGTTCCTGAAGGGGGAGACAGCTATTTGACCTCTTATCAACAACAGGTTCAAATGATCGCAAAAGCTATAGGCAAGGAAGCCGAGGGAGAGCAGCTATTGCAGGATATTGACGCCGCTTTTGAAAAAGCGAGAACGGATTATCCGCAGTTTGCCGGCAAAACGGTAGCAGTAGGTGCATACACATCTGAAGGTTGGGGAGCATATGTGAATGGTGATGCACGTGTTGACTTTATGACTGAACTTGGATTTACAAATAAAGAGGAAATTGAAAAACAAGCAAACGGTGCTTTCTATATTAAAGTGGCAGACGAGCAATTGGAACTTCTAGATGCTGATTTGACAGTTGTTTTACCGATTTGGGTAGAGACAAAAGAAGTGACAGGGAATGTGCTTTATCAAAAAATTCCTTCCGTTGCAGATGGGAGATCTCTCATCATTGAAGGCGATTATGCAAATGCCTTTTCGTCAGGTACAGCACCATCTTTATTATGGGCAATTGAACAATTGCCAACTATGCTTGATAAGGCTTTAAAAGGCGGGGAGTGA
- a CDS encoding YqhV family protein: protein MIEKSLLMIILLRIFSGSVDITAAMLMYKFNDLEKAFYINTLLALVGPCVLIITTGIALFGLAEKISLTRMICLFAGITLILISLKSE from the coding sequence TTGATTGAGAAATCTCTGCTTATGATTATCTTATTACGGATATTTTCGGGAAGTGTGGATATTACAGCTGCCATGTTGATGTACAAGTTCAATGACTTAGAAAAAGCTTTTTACATCAATACGTTATTGGCACTAGTGGGCCCTTGTGTGTTAATCATTACAACGGGAATCGCATTATTCGGCCTAGCTGAAAAGATTTCATTAACCCGGATGATTTGTTTATTTGCCGGAATTACCCTTATTCTTATCAGTTTGAAATCTGAATGA
- the pdxR gene encoding MocR-like pyridoxine biosynthesis transcription factor PdxR: protein MQFMLDRSIKKPMYRQLAEQIENRIISGDLSHDRPLPSERELAKKLQINRSTVVTAYDELEASGLIVRKKGSGTYINTDIWGLTHKRVPNWGRYVEDGSFLPNLPLVQKLRNETEQEGMINLSSGELAADLLPNVQFARILKDHAFDEHLGYDHPLGDAGLRETICKHVKTYKNMVVEPNSILITSGAQQAIHLIVQCLLKPGDTVAIEDPSYAFSLPIFQSFGIRTLLLPVDQYGLNPDDIVALQRKHRIRMLFLNPDYQNPTGTKMSLERRKRILEISSKYGIPIIEDDPYNLTSFDGCIGPTLKSMDDNENVVYISSLSKVVASGLRIGWIIGPEKVIQRLSDGKQQIDFGHSIFPQWIANQFLDSPQFDKHVSTLRIQLRERRNALILALDSLTKNEVTYLVPQGGIHLWCKINHEIDEYKLLEESMKKGVSFVPGRIMGSTNGYVRFTYGKGNGASIQEGISRFVYALRSSEI from the coding sequence ATGCAATTTATGCTAGACCGTTCAATAAAAAAACCTATGTATAGGCAACTTGCAGAACAAATAGAGAATAGGATTATATCGGGAGATTTATCTCATGACCGGCCATTGCCATCTGAACGTGAGTTAGCAAAAAAGTTACAGATAAATCGGAGTACAGTTGTGACTGCTTATGATGAGTTAGAAGCGAGTGGATTAATTGTCAGAAAAAAAGGAAGCGGCACTTATATAAATACGGATATATGGGGATTAACTCATAAAAGAGTTCCCAATTGGGGGAGATATGTAGAGGATGGCTCATTTCTTCCGAATCTTCCGTTGGTGCAGAAACTTCGTAATGAAACTGAGCAAGAAGGAATGATTAACCTATCAAGCGGGGAACTTGCAGCAGATTTACTACCGAACGTCCAATTCGCTAGGATTCTTAAGGATCATGCGTTTGATGAGCATTTAGGTTACGATCATCCTTTAGGCGATGCGGGATTACGGGAGACAATTTGTAAACATGTAAAAACTTATAAAAATATGGTTGTTGAGCCAAACTCCATACTGATTACATCGGGTGCTCAGCAAGCAATCCACCTAATCGTTCAATGCCTGTTAAAGCCAGGTGATACAGTAGCTATTGAAGATCCATCCTACGCATTCTCTTTACCGATCTTTCAATCGTTTGGTATTAGAACGCTATTACTCCCAGTTGATCAATATGGCTTAAATCCTGATGATATTGTAGCTTTACAAAGAAAACATCGAATTCGTATGCTTTTTTTAAATCCTGATTATCAAAATCCTACTGGCACAAAAATGTCTCTGGAACGTCGAAAGAGAATATTGGAAATATCATCAAAGTACGGTATTCCCATAATAGAGGATGATCCTTATAATTTGACGTCATTCGATGGGTGCATTGGACCCACGTTAAAGTCAATGGACGATAATGAAAATGTTGTATACATTAGTTCGTTATCAAAAGTTGTTGCATCAGGATTACGCATTGGTTGGATTATTGGACCAGAAAAAGTGATTCAGCGTTTATCCGATGGCAAACAGCAAATTGACTTTGGTCATAGTATTTTTCCTCAATGGATAGCGAATCAATTTCTAGATTCCCCTCAATTTGACAAACATGTTTCAACTTTAAGAATTCAACTGAGGGAGCGTAGAAATGCGTTAATTTTAGCATTGGACAGTTTAACTAAAAATGAGGTTACATATTTAGTGCCACAAGGCGGAATTCATTTATGGTGTAAAATAAATCACGAAATTGATGAATATAAGTTACTTGAAGAATCTATGAAAAAAGGCGTTTCATTTGTACCTGGAAGAATAATGGGTTCAACAAATGGATACGTTCGATTTACTTATGGAAAAGGTAACGGAGCCTCAATACAAGAAGGCATTTCAAGGTTTGTCTACGCGCTGAGAAGTTCTGAGATATGA
- the groL gene encoding chaperonin GroEL (60 kDa chaperone family; promotes refolding of misfolded polypeptides especially under stressful conditions; forms two stacked rings of heptamers to form a barrel-shaped 14mer; ends can be capped by GroES; misfolded proteins enter the barrel where they are refolded when GroES binds) gives MAKEIKFNEDARSAMLRGVDTLADAVKVTLGPKGRNVVLEKKFGSPLITNDGVTIAKEIELEDAFENMGAKLVAEVASKTNEIAGDGTTTATVLAQAMIREGLKNVTAGANPVGIRKGIEQAVLKAVEELKGISDEIESKQEIAQVAAISSGDEEVGELIAEAMERVGNDGVITIEESKGFTTELDVVEGMQFDRGYASAYMATDTDKMEAVLDNPYILITDKKITNIQEILPVLEQVVQQGKPLLMIAEDVEGEALATLVVNKLRGTFNAVAVKAPGFGDRRKAMLEDIAVLTGGQVITEDLGLDLKSTDISQLGHAAKVVVTKDNTTIVEGSGDSDQIAGRVNQIRTQLEETTSEFDKEKLQERLAKLAGGVAVIKVGAATETELKERKLRIEDALNSTRAAVEEGIVSGGGTALVNVYSKVETLLESTEGDVATGVRIVLRALEEPVRQIANNAGLEGSIVVDRLKREEVGIGFNAADGQWVNMMQAGIVDPTKVTRSALQNAASVAAMLLTTEAVVADLPEKNAAPMMPDMGGMGGMM, from the coding sequence ATGGCGAAAGAAATCAAGTTTAATGAAGACGCACGCAGCGCAATGCTACGTGGTGTAGATACATTAGCGGACGCTGTCAAAGTAACGCTTGGACCAAAAGGGCGCAACGTCGTTCTAGAGAAAAAATTCGGTTCTCCACTTATTACTAATGATGGTGTAACGATCGCGAAAGAAATCGAGCTAGAAGACGCGTTTGAAAACATGGGAGCGAAACTCGTTGCAGAAGTCGCTTCTAAAACAAACGAAATCGCAGGGGATGGAACGACAACTGCGACAGTTCTTGCACAAGCGATGATCCGCGAAGGGTTGAAAAACGTAACAGCTGGCGCAAACCCAGTTGGCATCCGCAAAGGGATTGAGCAAGCAGTTCTAAAAGCAGTCGAAGAACTAAAAGGCATCTCCGATGAAATCGAAAGCAAACAAGAAATCGCACAAGTTGCAGCGATCTCCTCCGGCGACGAAGAAGTCGGCGAATTGATCGCTGAAGCGATGGAGCGCGTAGGCAACGACGGCGTCATCACAATTGAAGAATCCAAAGGGTTCACGACTGAACTGGACGTAGTAGAAGGAATGCAGTTCGACCGTGGGTATGCTTCGGCATACATGGCAACGGATACAGATAAAATGGAAGCGGTATTGGACAATCCGTATATCTTGATCACTGACAAGAAGATTACGAACATCCAAGAAATCCTTCCGGTTCTAGAGCAAGTCGTACAACAAGGTAAACCATTGTTGATGATTGCGGAAGATGTTGAAGGGGAAGCACTTGCAACACTAGTTGTGAACAAACTTCGCGGAACATTCAACGCAGTTGCTGTCAAAGCACCAGGCTTCGGAGATCGCCGTAAAGCGATGCTAGAAGACATTGCTGTATTGACAGGCGGACAAGTTATTACAGAAGATCTTGGCCTTGACTTGAAATCTACTGATATTTCACAGCTTGGTCATGCAGCGAAAGTTGTTGTCACAAAAGACAACACAACGATCGTCGAAGGCAGCGGAGATTCTGACCAAATCGCAGGCCGTGTGAATCAAATCCGCACACAATTGGAAGAAACTACTTCCGAATTCGATAAAGAAAAACTTCAAGAGCGCCTAGCGAAATTGGCAGGCGGCGTAGCAGTCATCAAAGTTGGAGCAGCTACGGAAACTGAATTGAAAGAGCGCAAACTTCGCATCGAAGACGCATTGAACTCCACACGGGCAGCAGTGGAAGAAGGAATCGTCTCCGGTGGAGGAACAGCACTCGTCAACGTTTACAGCAAAGTGGAAACATTGCTAGAGTCCACTGAAGGCGACGTAGCAACAGGCGTACGCATCGTCCTACGTGCTCTTGAAGAGCCAGTTCGTCAAATTGCCAACAACGCAGGCCTCGAAGGTTCCATCGTTGTGGATCGCCTCAAACGCGAAGAAGTCGGCATCGGCTTCAACGCAGCAGACGGACAATGGGTTAATATGATGCAAGCAGGTATCGTGGACCCAACAAAAGTAACGCGTTCCGCACTTCAAAACGCAGCGTCCGTCGCAGCAATGCTTCTCACAACGGAAGCAGTCGTCGCAGACCTGCCTGAGAAAAACGCAGCGCCTATGATGCCGGATATGGGTGGCATGGGTGGAATGATGTAA
- the groES gene encoding co-chaperone GroES, with product MLKPLGDRIVIELIEAEEKTSSGIVLPDSAKEKPQEGKVIATGTGRVLENGQRVELEVKEGDQILFSKYAGTEVKYEGNDYLILRESDILAIIG from the coding sequence TTGTTGAAACCATTAGGTGACCGTATCGTAATCGAACTGATCGAAGCAGAAGAAAAAACGTCAAGCGGTATCGTACTTCCGGATTCCGCAAAAGAAAAACCGCAAGAGGGGAAAGTCATTGCGACAGGCACCGGTCGTGTGCTGGAGAACGGCCAACGTGTTGAGCTGGAAGTGAAAGAAGGCGACCAGATCCTCTTTTCCAAATATGCAGGAACAGAAGTGAAGTACGAAGGCAACGACTACCTCATCCTGCGTGAAAGCGATATCCTTGCAATTATCGGATAA
- a CDS encoding CPBP family intramembrane glutamic endopeptidase: MKNWKVSIYLVLTYIAMQIGSIYLGKLLIGYFQSRPGMSEQEAVFNGVAWSLFTVNLIASALFLLFIMPNKKYLKIFTGKKASIGNTILWGFLGFFLAMGGQMLAATIETAMGVEVGSENTAVLSEIARLSPIMLIPMVLFAPFLEEIVFRRVIFGGIFQKTNFWIAAIVSGLIFAVVHNELEHLLMYLMPGLVFSYLYYRTKRLLAPMIAHFLMNGFVAVVQLNIDKIQQLQDMKQAIILFGLH; the protein is encoded by the coding sequence TTGAAAAACTGGAAAGTCTCGATTTACTTAGTATTGACTTATATAGCCATGCAAATTGGCAGTATCTACTTAGGAAAATTATTAATTGGCTATTTTCAAAGCCGCCCCGGCATGTCCGAGCAGGAAGCAGTCTTTAACGGGGTCGCCTGGTCTCTGTTTACCGTCAATTTAATAGCCTCGGCTCTTTTCCTTTTATTCATCATGCCGAATAAGAAGTATCTTAAAATCTTCACTGGCAAAAAAGCCTCGATTGGAAACACAATTCTATGGGGATTTCTAGGCTTTTTCCTCGCTATGGGCGGGCAAATGCTTGCCGCAACGATTGAAACAGCCATGGGGGTGGAAGTGGGATCTGAAAACACCGCTGTTCTTTCGGAGATTGCACGACTCTCTCCCATCATGCTCATCCCAATGGTGTTATTTGCGCCGTTTTTAGAAGAAATTGTCTTCCGGCGTGTCATCTTCGGAGGCATCTTCCAAAAAACGAATTTCTGGATTGCCGCCATCGTGAGCGGCTTGATCTTCGCTGTGGTCCATAATGAGTTGGAACACTTGCTTATGTATCTTATGCCTGGGCTTGTCTTTTCCTATCTGTACTACCGGACCAAACGACTGCTGGCTCCGATGATCGCCCATTTCCTCATGAACGGCTTCGTCGCGGTTGTCCAGCTGAACATCGACAAGATTCAACAATTACAAGATATGAAACAAGCCATCATCCTATTCGGGCTACATTAA
- a CDS encoding aldehyde dehydrogenase family protein: MSSVQTVDVSPKVAKFLSEGPKKLFIGGEFIESASGETLDSVNPSTGEVLVSVYAADKEDVDRAVEAAEKAFLGDWKKITPSERGRLIWKLADLMEENLEELAQLESLDGGKLISHARAVDVPLAIDHFRYYAGWATKVMGQTIQSSTGQNMLTYTRREPIGVVGQIIPWNFPLLMAAWKLGAALATGNVVILKSAEQTPLSALYLGQLVQEAGFPPGVVNLITGYGKTAGEAIVQNPRIRKVAFTGSTAVGKRIMQQASGNLKRVSLELGGKSPNIIFPDADFSKAIPGALMGIFFNQGQVCTAGSRLFVHKKVYDNVMADLTSYASNMKQGPGMDETSEIGPLVSSQQFERVKSYLQKGHEEGAKSLTGGQPLDRSGFFIPPTVFSGVDDNMTIAREEIFGPVIAAMPFDDEEQVADVIRRANDTEYGLAAGVWTTDVRKAHRVAHELEAGTVWVNCYNVLDASIPFGGYKQSGYGREMGSEALDLYTQVKAVWVDLN; this comes from the coding sequence ATGTCCAGTGTTCAAACAGTAGACGTGAGCCCAAAAGTAGCTAAGTTTTTGAGTGAAGGACCTAAAAAGCTGTTTATTGGCGGCGAGTTTATTGAATCAGCATCGGGAGAAACTTTGGATTCAGTGAATCCTTCCACCGGAGAAGTACTCGTTTCTGTTTACGCGGCAGATAAAGAAGACGTGGATCGGGCTGTGGAAGCGGCGGAAAAGGCATTTCTAGGAGACTGGAAAAAAATCACCCCAAGTGAGCGGGGACGTTTAATTTGGAAACTGGCTGACTTGATGGAAGAGAATTTAGAAGAACTGGCACAATTGGAATCTCTGGACGGCGGCAAGCTGATCAGCCATGCGAGAGCCGTCGATGTTCCGTTGGCGATTGACCATTTCCGCTACTATGCAGGCTGGGCGACAAAAGTAATGGGCCAGACAATTCAAAGTTCTACCGGTCAAAATATGTTGACATACACAAGGAGAGAGCCAATCGGGGTGGTCGGACAAATCATCCCTTGGAACTTTCCGCTCCTGATGGCTGCCTGGAAACTTGGTGCCGCGTTAGCAACTGGAAATGTTGTGATTTTAAAGAGTGCGGAACAAACACCATTATCGGCTCTTTATCTCGGACAGTTAGTGCAGGAAGCCGGTTTTCCTCCGGGCGTTGTGAACTTGATAACGGGGTATGGGAAAACAGCGGGGGAAGCGATTGTCCAGAACCCGCGCATCCGAAAAGTCGCATTTACCGGATCAACAGCAGTCGGAAAGCGCATCATGCAGCAAGCATCCGGCAACTTGAAACGTGTATCGCTTGAATTAGGTGGTAAATCCCCGAACATTATTTTCCCGGATGCTGATTTTTCAAAAGCAATTCCCGGCGCATTAATGGGAATTTTCTTCAATCAGGGTCAAGTGTGTACTGCGGGTTCCCGTCTTTTTGTGCATAAAAAAGTGTATGACAATGTAATGGCGGACTTAACTAGCTACGCATCCAACATGAAACAGGGACCGGGTATGGATGAAACGAGTGAAATTGGCCCGCTTGTCTCTAGCCAGCAGTTTGAACGAGTCAAGAGCTACTTACAGAAGGGCCATGAAGAGGGAGCGAAATCACTGACGGGAGGTCAGCCGCTCGATCGATCTGGTTTTTTCATTCCGCCGACAGTTTTCTCGGGAGTGGATGATAATATGACGATTGCTCGGGAAGAAATATTCGGTCCTGTCATCGCAGCTATGCCGTTTGATGATGAGGAGCAGGTTGCCGATGTCATTCGCCGGGCGAATGATACGGAATATGGACTAGCAGCCGGAGTTTGGACAACAGATGTCCGAAAAGCACACCGGGTTGCGCACGAACTAGAAGCGGGAACTGTTTGGGTGAATTGCTACAACGTGTTGGATGCGTCCATTCCGTTCGGCGGATACAAGCAGTCAGGCTACGGCCGTGAAATGGGATCTGAAGCGCTTGATTTATACACACAAGTAAAAGCTGTTTGGGTTGATTTGAATTAA